A segment of the Zingiber officinale cultivar Zhangliang chromosome 8B, Zo_v1.1, whole genome shotgun sequence genome:
GATGAGTTAAGTCGTTTCTTCCCATCAACAAAATCATGGGAAGAATGCTCCGCGAACATACTGACAGCTAAGTCATGAAGCTGCTTCACTTTAGGCTCCTTGGAACTGTGTGGTGAGATTGAATATGCTCATTGGGGGGATCCCAATCACATAGCTGGTACGAATGTACTTTGTAAGTGAGATGAAAAAGGAGGTACCTCTCTAATTGTTGAAGAATTTTAACAACCAGAGCTTCACAAGAGCCAGGTATTTCGTGTTCCAAATCCATCAATGACTCTGTCACTTTTGCAACTGTTGCTGCTTGAGACATATCACCAGTAGCCTACAAGATATAGACCCAAATAGAATTGTTGATCAAGTTCAGAGGCTGAATCAAGGAGACAAGGAATaagtaatttaattaatcaatatgTATGGACAGGGAAGATGAATGCTGTTCCACAACAACAAAAACTAGACGAACAGATTCGTGTTCACATCAAAATACAAATTTAACAAGTCTTAAGTATACCCCTATAAAGTGCTCCTTACGAAGAAATGAAGAACCCATTAAAGTCTCACCTTGGAATCGTTACCAGTTAGTGGAGCAGGAGTTTGAACCTGAACCTCGGTCAACAGCCAGGAAAACTCAAAATTCTCAGCAGAATATTTCAAGCGTATTGAAGCTATTGATTTCACAATCAAACAAGATGATGGAGCTAAGCCCCAGAACTTGAACCATGCTCACATTGTCCTCGTTGGCGTTTCCCGCACTGGGAAGACACCCTTGTCCATATATCTGTCTCAAAAGGGGTATAAGGTGGCAAATGTTCCGATAGTAATGGATGTGGACTTACCAAAAACACTTTTTGAGATAGATCAAGGGAAGATCTTTGGATTGACAATTAACCCAGTTATTCTGCAGGCCATTAGAAAAGCAAGGGCTAAAAGCCTTGGTTTTAACAGTGAGATGAGAAGCAATTATTCAGAAATGGATCATGTGAGGGAGGAACTGGAATATGCCCGTAAAATATTTGCACAAAATCCAGTATGGCCAGTGATTGGTAAGTACTAGCTATTCAGGTTCGGTTTCCTGTTTACGTTAGTCATCTCAATGCTTATATTTGCTTGGTTATCGATTACAGAGGTTACCGGAAAAGCAATTGAAGAAACTGCAGCTGTTATAGTCAGGATGTATCATGACAGGAAGCAAAAATGCTCCATGCCACGCATTTCCAAACGGTACTAAGAATGAGTCGGTAAATATCTGTATATAGTCCAACAGAATAGTTCTCTATATTCTCTGTATATATCATAGTACCAAATCTTGCTGAAATGGGTTTGATCCACCCATTGTTGGTAGTTCGTGATTAATTTTGAATGTTTAATTGTATATGGATTATGGAGACATCTAGAGAATGACATAGTGCCCCATTTATCTCAAATGTGTGTGAAATACATTGTCAATATGCTGAGGAAACATGTGATGAAGTTTGACAGTTTCCATCTGAACTGAATGAGTGAATAAATAATATTAGTTTGCGGTTCTTTCAGCATATATATTCACTGAATTTTTTTCATCTCCTTGCTTGATTCTTTTTTGTACCTGGTTTGCTCCTGTATATATTAAGCATCTATTTAGAGTtcaattcttttatttatttcagtttaaaACCCAACCTGAATTATATTCAGCATCACACATGGCGCTAGCTAGTTTCTGAGAGAGATGAATTAAATAAATATGTTGCTAACAGACAAAATAGAAGAATCTCTCTGGTGTCTCCAAGATGAACTATTAAATTAGTAGGGAATCACCAAACCACCAATATCATACACTCaccaaaacattaaaaaaatgagTAGGCAAGGAAATTGACATACAAATTTCCATGTGACTTTCTTACACGTTCAAGTAATCTCCTTTTTGCAAGCACTACATGCATGCTCCTTCCTTATCTCGCGGCCATGCCTACTCCTCGTGGGTCCCTTATCTTCAATATCGATATCTAGACTTGGTCCATCACACAAGCAACAAGTGGAATAGGATTCAAGCGTACGTGA
Coding sequences within it:
- the LOC122013364 gene encoding uncharacterized protein LOC122013364, coding for MSQAATVAKVTESLMDLEHEIPGSCEALVVKILQQLESSKEPKVKQLHDLAVSMFAEHSSHDFVDGKKRLNSSLAETPSLSPLAKFLLTRWRVQVSQELNS
- the LOC122015571 gene encoding probable pyruvate, phosphate dikinase regulatory protein, chloroplastic, with the protein product MKNPLNQENSKFSAEYFKRIEAIDFTIKQDDGAKPQNLNHAHIVLVGVSRTGKTPLSIYLSQKGYKVANVPIVMDVDLPKTLFEIDQGKIFGLTINPVILQAIRKARAKSLGFNSEMRSNYSEMDHVREELEYARKIFAQNPVWPVIEVTGKAIEETAAVIVRMYHDRKQKCSMPRISKRY